One stretch of Legionella birminghamensis DNA includes these proteins:
- a CDS encoding thiolase family protein — MDQNDVVIVAAKRTPMGGMLGSLSSLTAPELGAIAHAAAMEQANINPAEIDQVISGCVLQAGIGQAPARQAAIKAGIPHSAGATTVNKMCGSGMKSIMFGHDMIKAGSANVVLASGMESMSNAPYLLAKARAGYRLGHGELKDHMFLDGLEDAYERGQLMGCFAEATAQHFQFSRAAQDEYAIRSLTRALQAQQDNAFRAEIVPVTIAGRKGDTIVSQDEGPDESKLSKISQLKPAFKADGTVTAANSSSISDGAASIIITSAGHAKKLGMTPLARIAAQATHSQAPEWFTTAPVDAIRKVMNKAGWRQHDVDLFEINEAFAVVAMAAITQLELDDTKVNIHGGACALGHPIGASGTRVMVTLLHALQRQQKSRGIAALCIGGGEGIAMAIELL, encoded by the coding sequence ATGGATCAAAATGATGTTGTCATTGTTGCCGCGAAAAGAACACCCATGGGAGGAATGCTTGGTTCTTTATCCAGTTTAACTGCACCTGAGCTGGGTGCAATCGCCCATGCAGCTGCAATGGAGCAGGCCAATATCAACCCTGCAGAAATCGACCAGGTTATTTCCGGCTGTGTTTTACAGGCAGGTATTGGACAGGCGCCCGCCAGACAGGCAGCCATCAAAGCAGGTATTCCCCATTCAGCAGGTGCAACCACAGTGAACAAGATGTGTGGTTCCGGCATGAAATCAATTATGTTTGGCCATGACATGATTAAGGCTGGCTCTGCGAATGTTGTTCTTGCAAGCGGAATGGAAAGTATGAGTAATGCGCCCTATTTACTGGCCAAAGCACGCGCAGGTTATCGTTTAGGCCATGGTGAATTGAAAGATCACATGTTCCTTGATGGCCTGGAAGACGCTTATGAGCGCGGCCAATTAATGGGATGCTTTGCAGAAGCCACCGCCCAACACTTTCAATTTAGCCGTGCGGCGCAGGATGAATATGCAATCCGGTCACTCACCCGCGCCCTGCAGGCACAGCAGGATAACGCTTTCCGCGCAGAAATAGTTCCCGTGACGATCGCCGGACGCAAGGGAGATACCATTGTCTCCCAGGATGAGGGTCCAGATGAAAGCAAACTCTCCAAAATTTCTCAATTGAAGCCCGCTTTCAAAGCCGATGGAACTGTTACTGCCGCAAATTCAAGTTCAATTTCAGACGGCGCAGCCAGTATCATCATTACCAGCGCAGGACACGCGAAAAAGCTGGGTATGACGCCCCTGGCAAGAATTGCGGCCCAGGCAACCCATTCACAAGCACCGGAATGGTTCACCACAGCGCCTGTTGATGCAATCCGAAAAGTAATGAATAAAGCCGGATGGCGGCAGCACGATGTAGACCTGTTTGAGATTAACGAAGCCTTTGCAGTAGTTGCCATGGCAGCGATCACCCAGCTGGAACTGGATGATACCAAGGTTAATATTCATGGCGGCGCCTGCGCCCTCGGCCATCCCATCGGAGCTTCCGGCACACGCGTTATGGTTACGCTTTTGCACGCACTGCAAAGACAGCAGAAATCACGCGGTATAGCAGCGCTTTGCATTGGCGGCGGCGAAGGTATCGCAATGGCGATTGAGCTGCTTTAA